From the Microbacterium thalassium genome, one window contains:
- a CDS encoding HAD-IC family P-type ATPase — MPEEITEAELTVARPHATPAVDVAGDLDTDLGGLTSAEAERRIAIAGPNQLPEPPRRPAVLRFLAHFNDTLIYILLAAAAIKALMADWLDFWVIIGVTVINALVGFLQEGRAERALAGIRDMLSPDASVRRDGAWKSVPADELVPGDVVRLAPGDKVPADLRLFEAHRLRIDEAALTGESVPSAKDVEAVAVDAGVGDRHSMAFSGTIVASGQARGIVTSTGALTEIGRIQSLVSGAGSLATPLTRQLDAFAKVLTLVILGMAALMMAIGRFVHDMPFDELVSAAIGFAVAAIPEGLPALVTITLAIGVQQMARRKAITRKLTAVETLGAVTTVCSDKTGTLTRNEMTVRRIVTPLGGYEVTGLGYAPDGAITRHDGAAPGADVTAVLAVGTLCNEAHIVLDGEQHRLVGEPTEGALKVVAAKGGVSSQGSRRLAVLPFDSEHKFMATLNEGADGARAFLVKGAPDRLLDRSTSQRGADGREAVDPEHWMRIVDELSAEGLRVLAAARRPAAPGTAAVEMDDLEELEFLGVWGIVDPPRPEAVTAIEDCHTAGVRVKMITGDHAGTAVAIAREMGIVDGEQPRVLTGAELEALSQDQLQAVARDVDVYARTSPEHKIRIVRALQSHDEVVAMTGDGVNDAPALTRADVGVAMGIKGTEATKEAAEIVLADDNFATIRSAIREGRRIYDNLRKSIVFILPTNGAQSLVILVAVVFGLALPLTPVQVLWINMVVAITLTLALAYEPAERGIMLRPPRASRRSIISGGELGFVLAVSAVIGGASLGLFYGALAYGSSLDYARTEAITMLALGQLAFLFNSRFLDRSSLTRDVLTGNPMVWWSALALIVLQLAYTYLPFMNELFESRPLDAASWLAPVGLSIAVFFVIEGMKWVRRRFAADS; from the coding sequence ATGCCCGAGGAGATCACCGAAGCCGAACTGACCGTTGCACGACCCCATGCCACTCCCGCCGTCGATGTCGCCGGTGATCTCGACACCGATCTGGGCGGCCTCACCAGCGCCGAGGCGGAGCGTCGCATCGCCATCGCGGGGCCCAATCAGCTTCCCGAGCCGCCGCGCAGGCCCGCCGTGCTGCGGTTCCTCGCGCATTTCAACGACACGCTGATCTACATCCTGCTCGCCGCGGCGGCGATCAAGGCGCTCATGGCCGACTGGCTCGACTTCTGGGTCATCATCGGCGTCACCGTCATCAACGCCCTGGTGGGCTTCCTGCAGGAGGGTCGCGCCGAGCGCGCGCTCGCCGGCATCCGCGACATGCTCTCGCCCGACGCGTCGGTGCGCCGCGACGGCGCCTGGAAGTCCGTGCCGGCCGACGAGCTCGTGCCGGGAGACGTCGTCCGGCTCGCGCCCGGCGACAAGGTGCCGGCGGACCTGCGCCTGTTCGAGGCGCACCGGCTGCGCATCGACGAAGCCGCGCTGACGGGCGAGTCGGTGCCGTCCGCGAAGGACGTCGAGGCGGTGGCCGTCGACGCCGGCGTGGGAGATCGTCACTCGATGGCGTTCTCGGGGACCATCGTCGCGTCCGGGCAGGCGCGCGGCATCGTCACCTCGACCGGAGCCCTCACCGAGATCGGCCGCATCCAGTCGCTGGTGTCGGGCGCGGGCTCGCTCGCGACGCCCCTGACGCGGCAGCTCGACGCCTTCGCCAAGGTGCTCACGCTCGTGATCCTCGGCATGGCGGCCCTCATGATGGCGATCGGCCGCTTCGTGCACGACATGCCGTTCGACGAGCTGGTGTCGGCCGCCATCGGCTTCGCGGTCGCCGCCATCCCCGAGGGGCTTCCGGCGCTGGTGACCATCACGCTGGCGATCGGCGTGCAGCAGATGGCGCGGCGCAAGGCCATCACGCGCAAGCTGACGGCGGTCGAGACGCTCGGAGCCGTCACGACGGTGTGCTCCGACAAGACCGGCACGCTGACCCGGAACGAGATGACGGTGCGGCGCATCGTCACGCCGCTCGGCGGCTACGAGGTCACCGGACTCGGGTACGCGCCCGACGGCGCGATCACCCGTCACGACGGCGCCGCGCCCGGCGCGGACGTCACGGCGGTCCTCGCCGTGGGGACCCTCTGCAACGAGGCGCACATCGTGCTCGACGGCGAGCAGCACAGGCTCGTGGGCGAGCCGACCGAGGGCGCGCTGAAGGTCGTCGCCGCCAAGGGCGGCGTGTCGTCCCAGGGGAGCCGCCGGCTGGCGGTGCTCCCGTTCGACTCGGAGCACAAGTTCATGGCGACCCTCAACGAGGGCGCCGACGGCGCGCGGGCGTTCCTGGTCAAGGGCGCTCCCGACCGGCTGCTCGACCGCAGCACGTCGCAGCGCGGCGCGGACGGGCGCGAAGCGGTCGACCCGGAGCACTGGATGCGGATCGTCGACGAGCTGTCGGCCGAGGGGCTGCGCGTGCTCGCCGCCGCGCGACGCCCGGCGGCCCCCGGGACCGCCGCGGTCGAGATGGACGACCTCGAGGAGCTGGAGTTCCTGGGCGTGTGGGGCATCGTCGACCCGCCCCGGCCCGAGGCGGTCACGGCGATCGAGGACTGTCACACGGCCGGCGTGCGGGTGAAGATGATCACCGGCGACCACGCCGGCACGGCCGTCGCGATCGCGCGCGAGATGGGGATCGTCGACGGCGAGCAGCCGCGCGTGCTCACCGGCGCCGAACTCGAGGCGCTCAGTCAGGATCAGCTGCAGGCCGTCGCGCGCGACGTCGACGTGTACGCGCGCACGAGCCCCGAGCACAAGATCCGCATCGTGCGCGCGCTCCAGTCCCACGACGAGGTCGTCGCGATGACCGGCGACGGCGTCAACGACGCGCCGGCGCTGACCCGCGCCGACGTGGGCGTGGCCATGGGGATCAAGGGCACCGAGGCGACGAAGGAGGCGGCCGAGATCGTCCTGGCCGACGACAACTTCGCCACCATCCGCTCCGCGATCCGCGAGGGCCGGCGGATCTACGACAACCTGCGCAAGTCGATCGTGTTCATCCTGCCCACCAACGGCGCGCAGTCGCTCGTGATCCTGGTCGCGGTCGTGTTCGGTCTCGCGCTGCCGCTGACGCCCGTCCAGGTGCTGTGGATCAACATGGTCGTGGCGATCACGCTCACCCTCGCCCTCGCCTACGAGCCCGCCGAGCGGGGCATCATGCTGCGGCCGCCGCGGGCCTCGCGCCGCTCGATCATCAGCGGCGGCGAGCTGGGCTTCGTGCTGGCGGTGTCGGCCGTCATCGGCGGTGCGAGCCTGGGGCTGTTCTACGGAGCCCTCGCGTACGGCTCGTCGCTGGACTACGCGCGCACCGAGGCCATCACGATGCTCGCGCTCGGGCAGCTGGCGTTCCTGTTCAACAGCCGGTTCCTGGACCGCTCGAGCCTCACGCGCGACGTGCTGACCGGCAACCCCATGGTGTGGTGGTCGGCGCTGGCGCTGATCGTGCTGCAGCTGGCGTACACCTACCTGCCGTTCATGAACGAGCTGTTCGAGTCCCGCCCCCTCGACGCGGCGTCGTGGCTGGCGCCCGTCGGCCTGTCGATCGCGGTCTTCTTCGTGATCGAGGGCATGAAGTGGGTCCGGCGGCGGTTCGCGGCGGATTCATAG
- a CDS encoding IS30 family transposase, giving the protein MRRRDAAARVGVHERTAEDWDKGIRSINHTRLYPDGRRIDYKTGVTSFNTSGSMPSLAAVEAELHPRFLTIVERETIADLHRQHLSLRAIGRQLGRPASTIKRELDAYSVGGVYRPHAAHRTWVKRRGRPKRSKLAAPGPLREYVSGKLGVHWSPEQICHALVKEFPDDESMRVSTETIYQAIYVQARGGLRREIADALRTGRTRRKPHRHPEQRTPRFTDPMVMISDRPAEVEDRAVPGHWEGDLIVGTGSQSAIVTLVERTTRYVLLGHLPAGHTAEQVRDVLVPLIGTLPPHLRGSLTWDQGSEMAAHKQFTVATDVPVYFCDPHSPWQRGSNENTNGLLRQYFPKGTDLTVYGPEDLEHVAQELNGRPRKTLGWDTPAERLRDLLTTT; this is encoded by the coding sequence GTGCGACGGCGCGATGCCGCCGCCCGGGTCGGGGTGCATGAGCGGACCGCGGAGGACTGGGACAAAGGGATCCGGAGCATCAACCACACGCGCCTCTACCCTGATGGGCGGCGCATCGACTACAAGACGGGTGTGACCAGTTTCAACACATCCGGTTCGATGCCCTCGCTGGCTGCGGTGGAGGCGGAGTTGCACCCGCGGTTCCTGACGATCGTGGAGCGGGAGACGATCGCGGATCTACACCGGCAGCACCTGTCGTTGCGAGCGATCGGCAGGCAGCTGGGCCGGCCGGCGTCGACGATCAAACGGGAGCTCGACGCCTACTCGGTGGGCGGCGTCTACCGACCGCACGCCGCGCACCGGACCTGGGTCAAGCGTCGCGGTCGCCCCAAGCGCTCCAAGCTCGCCGCACCCGGTCCGCTGCGCGAGTACGTCTCCGGCAAGCTCGGAGTGCACTGGTCGCCGGAGCAAATCTGCCACGCTCTGGTCAAGGAGTTCCCCGACGACGAGAGCATGCGCGTGAGCACCGAGACGATCTACCAGGCGATCTACGTCCAAGCCCGAGGCGGTCTGCGCCGCGAGATCGCCGACGCGCTGCGCACCGGCCGCACCCGCCGCAAACCACACCGTCACCCGGAGCAGCGCACGCCGCGGTTCACGGACCCGATGGTGATGATCTCCGACCGTCCCGCCGAGGTCGAAGACCGCGCCGTTCCCGGACACTGGGAAGGAGACCTGATCGTCGGCACCGGATCGCAATCCGCGATCGTGACCCTCGTCGAACGCACCACGAGATACGTCCTGCTCGGCCACCTGCCCGCCGGTCACACCGCCGAACAAGTCCGAGACGTGCTCGTCCCGCTGATCGGCACCCTGCCCCCTCATCTGCGGGGGTCGCTGACCTGGGATCAGGGCAGCGAGATGGCCGCGCACAAGCAGTTCACCGTCGCGACCGATGTCCCGGTCTACTTCTGCGACCCGCACTCGCCCTGGCAGCGCGGATCGAACGAGAACACCAACGGCCTGCTGCGGCAGTACTTCCCCAAGGGCACCGACCTGACCGTCTACGGACCCGAAGACCTCGAACACGTCGCCCAGGAACTCAACGGCCGGCCACGCAAAACGCTCGGCTGGGATACCCCAGCCGAGCGTCTGCGTGATCTACTGACAACCACATAG
- a CDS encoding FAD-dependent oxidoreductase, with protein sequence MRIIIVGGVAAGMSAAARARRHDETAEIIVLERGSEVSFANCGLPYHVSGEIADASSLLVQTPESLRAALNLDVRIHHEVTAIDTAARTVSVTSPAGAEELSYDALVLAPGASALVPPLPGIDSPRVRTLRTVGDAVALRERVTSGAARAVVLGAGFIGLEAAEALRHAGLSVDVVELAPHVLPPLEQELATLVTEELQALGIRVIDGIGAASVEHADDADTVVLTDGTRLAADIIVMSVGVRPDTAFIAAAGIDTVRGAIVVDDRGRTSADGVWAAGDATASVDAITGAVRPVALAGPANRAGRLIADDIFGMEASRRITQPLGTAIVRVGDLTAAMTGANRMALDAAGIAYRTLHLHPNQHAGYFPGASAIHLIVHIAAGDGRLLGAQAVGTEGVDKRIDVIATAIRAGFAATDLIDLDLAYSPPYGNAKDAVNLVGMVAENVLNGRLSLWYAAEAETIGESALILDVRTPAEFATGHLPGALNIAHTELRDRIDEVHQAAAGRPVRVLCAAGVRANIAHRILVGNGFDSASLSGGIQTLRHWFGADIERVLTSEGAYA encoded by the coding sequence ATGCGCATCATCATCGTTGGCGGCGTCGCCGCCGGAATGAGTGCCGCCGCCCGCGCGCGACGGCACGACGAGACGGCCGAGATCATCGTGCTCGAGCGCGGCTCGGAAGTCTCCTTCGCCAACTGCGGTCTTCCGTACCATGTCAGCGGCGAGATCGCGGACGCCTCCTCCCTCCTGGTCCAGACCCCCGAGTCGCTGCGCGCGGCTCTGAACCTCGACGTGCGCATCCATCACGAGGTCACCGCGATCGACACCGCCGCCCGCACGGTGAGCGTCACCTCCCCCGCCGGCGCGGAGGAGCTCTCGTACGACGCCCTCGTGCTCGCCCCCGGCGCCTCGGCCCTCGTGCCGCCGCTGCCGGGCATCGACTCGCCGCGGGTGCGGACCCTGCGCACCGTCGGCGACGCCGTCGCCCTGCGCGAGCGCGTCACCTCGGGCGCCGCGCGGGCCGTCGTGCTCGGCGCGGGCTTCATCGGACTCGAGGCCGCCGAGGCGCTGCGCCACGCCGGCCTGTCGGTCGACGTGGTCGAGCTCGCCCCGCACGTGCTCCCCCCGCTCGAGCAGGAGCTGGCGACCCTCGTCACCGAGGAGCTGCAGGCCCTCGGCATCCGCGTCATCGACGGCATCGGCGCAGCATCCGTGGAGCACGCCGACGACGCCGACACCGTCGTCCTCACCGACGGCACGCGCCTCGCGGCGGACATCATCGTGATGTCGGTCGGCGTGCGCCCCGACACCGCCTTCATCGCCGCCGCGGGCATCGACACGGTGCGCGGCGCGATCGTCGTCGACGACCGCGGCCGCACCTCGGCCGACGGCGTGTGGGCGGCCGGCGACGCCACCGCTTCGGTCGACGCGATCACGGGCGCCGTGCGCCCCGTCGCCCTCGCCGGCCCCGCCAACCGCGCCGGGCGCCTCATCGCCGACGACATCTTCGGCATGGAGGCGAGCCGCCGCATCACGCAGCCCCTGGGCACGGCGATCGTGCGCGTGGGCGACCTCACCGCCGCCATGACCGGCGCCAACCGCATGGCGCTCGACGCCGCGGGAATCGCCTACCGGACGCTCCACCTGCACCCGAACCAGCACGCGGGCTACTTCCCCGGCGCGTCGGCCATCCACCTCATCGTCCACATCGCGGCGGGCGACGGCCGGCTACTCGGCGCGCAGGCCGTCGGCACCGAGGGCGTCGACAAGCGCATCGACGTCATCGCCACCGCGATCCGCGCAGGCTTCGCCGCGACCGACCTCATCGACCTGGACCTGGCCTACTCGCCGCCCTACGGCAACGCCAAGGACGCGGTGAACCTGGTCGGCATGGTCGCCGAGAACGTCCTCAACGGCCGCCTGTCGCTGTGGTACGCCGCCGAGGCCGAGACGATCGGCGAGAGCGCCCTCATCCTCGACGTGCGCACGCCCGCCGAGTTCGCGACGGGCCATCTCCCCGGCGCCCTGAACATCGCCCACACCGAGCTGCGCGACCGCATCGACGAAGTGCACCAGGCAGCAGCCGGCCGCCCCGTCCGCGTCCTGTGCGCCGCCGGCGTGCGCGCGAACATCGCGCACCGCATCCTCGTCGGGAACGGCTTCGACTCCGCGTCGCTGTCGGGCGGCATCCAGACCCTGCGGCACTGGTTCGGTGCCGACATCGAGCGCGTGCTGACCAGCGAAGGAGCCTACGCATGA
- the glmU gene encoding bifunctional UDP-N-acetylglucosamine diphosphorylase/glucosamine-1-phosphate N-acetyltransferase GlmU: MSDTTDTGLAVIVLAAGAGTRMKSSLPKVLHRIGGRELVGHVLTTAGALAPSRVVAVVRHEREQVAAAIADAAPDAVVVDQDDVPGTGRAVEIALDAIADFGGDVLVLSGDVPLLDADTLAALVTAHRAADAAATVLSAVLDDASGYGRVVRDADGAVARIVEQKDATADEIALREINAGVYVFRAAPLREQLARVGTDNAQGEKYLTDVIGLLRTAGAAVAVSAAPDAGAALGVNDRVQLSEAGRILNARTVRRWQLEGVTVVDPATTWIDVDAVLAPDVTVLPNTHILGATAVATGAVIGPDTSLIDCEVGERATVKRTDATLAVIGDDATVGPWSYLRAGTRLDAHGKIGTFVETKNSTIGEGSKVPHLSYVGDTDIGRGVNLGAGAITANYDDLTKHRTEIGDEVHSGSHNVFVAPVRIGDGAKTGAGAVIRKDVPAGALALTVAPQRNVEGWVEKNRPGTGAAHAAAAARSAQKADDGAQEQEG, from the coding sequence ATGAGCGACACCACCGACACCGGCCTCGCCGTCATCGTCCTCGCCGCCGGCGCAGGCACACGGATGAAGTCCTCGCTTCCCAAGGTGCTCCACCGCATCGGCGGTCGCGAGCTGGTCGGCCACGTGCTGACCACCGCCGGCGCCCTGGCCCCCTCGCGGGTCGTCGCCGTCGTCCGGCACGAGCGCGAGCAGGTGGCCGCCGCCATCGCCGACGCGGCCCCCGACGCGGTCGTGGTCGACCAGGACGATGTGCCCGGCACCGGGCGCGCCGTCGAGATCGCCCTCGACGCGATCGCAGACTTCGGCGGCGACGTGCTGGTCCTCAGCGGCGATGTGCCGCTCCTGGACGCCGACACCCTCGCCGCGCTGGTCACCGCCCACCGCGCCGCGGACGCCGCCGCCACCGTGCTGAGCGCCGTGCTCGACGACGCGTCGGGCTACGGGCGCGTGGTGCGCGATGCCGACGGCGCGGTCGCGCGCATCGTCGAGCAGAAGGACGCCACGGCCGACGAGATCGCGCTCCGCGAGATCAACGCGGGCGTCTACGTCTTCCGCGCGGCGCCGCTGCGCGAGCAGCTGGCGCGCGTGGGCACCGACAACGCCCAGGGCGAGAAGTACCTCACCGACGTCATCGGCCTGCTGCGCACCGCCGGGGCCGCCGTCGCGGTCTCCGCGGCGCCGGACGCCGGCGCCGCCCTCGGCGTCAACGACCGCGTGCAGCTGTCCGAGGCCGGCCGCATCCTCAACGCCCGCACGGTCCGCCGGTGGCAGCTGGAGGGGGTGACCGTGGTGGACCCCGCGACGACGTGGATCGACGTCGACGCCGTGCTCGCGCCCGACGTCACGGTGCTTCCCAACACCCACATCCTGGGCGCCACCGCCGTGGCGACCGGCGCCGTCATCGGCCCCGACACGAGCCTGATCGACTGCGAGGTCGGCGAGCGCGCGACCGTGAAGCGCACCGATGCGACCCTCGCCGTCATCGGCGACGACGCCACGGTCGGACCGTGGTCGTACCTGCGCGCCGGAACCCGGCTGGATGCGCACGGCAAGATCGGCACGTTCGTCGAGACGAAGAACTCCACGATCGGCGAGGGCAGCAAGGTGCCGCACCTGTCGTACGTCGGCGACACCGACATCGGGCGCGGCGTCAACCTCGGCGCGGGCGCCATCACCGCCAACTACGACGACCTGACCAAGCACCGCACCGAGATCGGCGACGAGGTCCACTCCGGATCCCACAACGTCTTCGTCGCGCCCGTTAGGATCGGAGACGGCGCGAAGACCGGGGCGGGGGCGGTCATCCGCAAGGATGTCCCCGCCGGTGCCCTGGCACTGACCGTGGCCCCCCAGCGCAACGTCGAGGGATGGGTCGAGAAGAACAGACCGGGTACCGGCGCGGCGCACGCGGCCGCAGCGGCTCGGTCCGCACAGAAGGCGGACGATGGGGCGCAAGAACAAGAAGGTTGA
- a CDS encoding metal-sensitive transcriptional regulator codes for MNTGTPEEQAAATKKIVNRLRRAQGQLASVITAVENGGSCRDVVTQLAAVTSALDRAGFAIISTAMRDCVVDPEGTKAADGLTQEELEKLFLSLA; via the coding sequence ATGAACACCGGGACACCCGAAGAGCAGGCCGCGGCGACGAAGAAGATCGTCAACCGCCTGCGCCGCGCGCAGGGCCAGCTGGCCAGCGTGATCACCGCCGTCGAGAACGGCGGATCGTGCCGCGACGTCGTCACGCAGCTCGCCGCGGTCACCAGCGCCCTGGACCGCGCCGGCTTCGCCATCATCTCCACCGCCATGCGCGACTGCGTCGTCGACCCCGAGGGGACGAAGGCGGCGGACGGCCTGACCCAGGAGGAGCTCGAGAAGCTCTTCCTCTCGCTCGCCTGA
- a CDS encoding MarR family winged helix-turn-helix transcriptional regulator, whose translation MEQQADEVDRIVRAWVAQRPDLDFSPLEVLSRVDRLSRHLDRARRDAFRRSELEPWEWDVLSALRRAGEPFQLSPKQLLQQTLVSSGTMTNRIDRLVGRRLVRREADPADGRSVLVTLTEEGRTRVDAAITRLVDAEAVLLEGLSRGDRERIAGLLRKLSLSFDAL comes from the coding sequence GTGGAACAGCAGGCGGACGAAGTCGACCGGATCGTGCGGGCGTGGGTCGCGCAGCGCCCCGACCTGGACTTCTCGCCGCTCGAGGTGCTCTCGCGCGTCGACCGCCTGTCGCGGCACCTCGATCGGGCGCGGCGCGACGCGTTCCGCCGCAGCGAGCTCGAGCCGTGGGAGTGGGACGTGCTGTCGGCGCTGCGGCGCGCCGGGGAGCCGTTCCAGCTGAGCCCCAAGCAGCTGCTGCAGCAGACGCTCGTCTCGTCGGGCACGATGACCAACCGCATCGACCGGCTCGTCGGACGGCGGCTGGTGCGCCGCGAAGCCGACCCCGCGGACGGCCGGAGCGTCCTGGTGACGCTCACCGAGGAGGGGCGCACGCGCGTCGACGCCGCCATCACCCGGCTCGTCGACGCCGAGGCCGTGCTGCTCGAGGGCCTCTCGCGCGGCGACCGCGAACGGATCGCGGGGCTGCTGCGCAAGCTCAGCCTGAGCTTCGACGCGCTCTAG
- a CDS encoding ribose-phosphate diphosphokinase, whose amino-acid sequence MGRKNKKVDLDQANDIAPGLVAKTKKRLVVAAGRSHPGLAAEVAAELGTQLVPTEYRTFASGEILTRFQVSIRGCDIFLVQTFGPPVNEWMMEMLIMLDAAKRASAKRITVVAPYFPYSRQDKKGRGREPISARLVADLLKTAGADRVMSVDLHAAQIQGFFDGPVDHLFAKPVLLEYFQRTLTDADREKLTVVSPDTGRVRVADTWSDSLGAPLAIIHKRRDPNVANQVTVNEIVGEVEGRVCLLVDDMIDTGGTIVKAAEALKKNGAQKVIVAATHAVFSAPATERLQSEAIDDVVVTDSIPLPEEKRFPSLTVLPIAPLLARAIHEVFEDGSVTSMFDGAA is encoded by the coding sequence ATGGGGCGCAAGAACAAGAAGGTTGACCTCGATCAGGCGAACGACATCGCCCCCGGACTGGTCGCCAAGACCAAGAAGCGGCTCGTCGTCGCCGCCGGCCGCTCGCATCCGGGCCTGGCCGCCGAGGTCGCGGCGGAGCTGGGCACCCAGCTGGTCCCGACCGAGTACCGCACATTCGCGTCGGGCGAGATCCTGACGCGCTTCCAGGTGTCGATCCGCGGCTGCGACATCTTCCTCGTCCAGACGTTCGGCCCGCCGGTCAACGAGTGGATGATGGAGATGCTGATCATGCTGGACGCCGCCAAGCGCGCGTCCGCGAAGCGCATCACGGTCGTCGCCCCGTACTTCCCCTACTCGCGTCAGGACAAGAAGGGCCGCGGTCGCGAGCCCATCAGCGCGCGTCTGGTCGCCGACCTGCTCAAGACGGCCGGCGCCGACCGCGTCATGAGCGTGGACCTCCACGCCGCGCAGATCCAGGGCTTCTTCGACGGCCCCGTCGACCACCTGTTCGCCAAGCCCGTGCTCCTGGAGTACTTCCAGCGCACTCTGACCGACGCCGACCGTGAGAAGCTCACGGTCGTCTCGCCCGACACCGGCCGCGTCCGCGTCGCCGACACGTGGTCGGACAGCCTCGGCGCCCCGCTGGCGATCATCCACAAGCGCCGCGACCCGAACGTCGCCAACCAGGTGACCGTCAACGAGATCGTCGGTGAGGTCGAGGGACGCGTGTGCCTCCTCGTCGACGACATGATCGACACCGGCGGGACGATCGTGAAGGCCGCCGAGGCGCTGAAGAAGAACGGCGCCCAGAAGGTCATCGTCGCCGCCACCCACGCGGTGTTCAGCGCGCCCGCCACCGAGCGGCTGCAGAGCGAGGCGATCGACGACGTCGTGGTGACCGACTCGATCCCGCTGCCCGAGGAGAAGCGCTTCCCGTCCCTGACGGTGCTCCCGATCGCGCCGCTGCTGGCCCGCGCGATCCACGAGGTGTTCGAGGACGGCTCGGTCACGAGCATGTTCGACGGCGCCGCCTAG
- a CDS encoding ABC-F family ATP-binding cassette domain-containing protein, whose protein sequence is MAHLLGAEALHLEFPTRIVFDSVSLGVDEGDRIGIVGRNGDGKSSLLAMLAGRLAPDSGRVTVRGGVRVGVLDQADVLGKDRTVSEIVVGGRPEHEWAGDPRTRDVIAGLLGGIGWDAPVGDLSGGQRRRVALAALLSADHDVLFLDEPTNHLDVEAIAWLASHLKRRWAANAGGLLVVTHDRWFLDEVCTATWEVHDRIVEPFEGGYAAYILQRVERDRQAAAIEARRQNLARKELAWLRRGAPARTSKPKFRIDAANVLISDVPEIRDKVALQSLAVSRLGKDVVDLLDASVAYGDREVLRDVEWRIAPGERTGLLGVNGAGKSTLLGLISGALEPTSGRVKRGKTVKVASLTQRLDELEEHLDDPVRIVIGRLRTTYTFGSGSKAQELTPGQLLERMGFSSAQLSTPVKDLSGGQKRRLQLLLILLEQPNVLILDEPTNDLDTDMLAAIEDLLDSWPGTLLVVSHDRYFLERVTDQQYAILGGHLRHLPGGIDEYLRLRAREEQEAAQTPASASAPAAAEPGLGGAELRAAQKELAALERRLEKLQGQIDAARTALADHDQSDYVGLGAEMTRITGLEAERDGIEEAWFELTERMG, encoded by the coding sequence ATGGCACATCTTCTCGGGGCCGAGGCCCTGCACCTGGAATTCCCGACCAGGATCGTCTTCGACAGCGTCTCGCTCGGTGTCGACGAGGGCGACCGGATCGGCATCGTCGGCCGCAACGGCGACGGCAAGTCGAGCCTGCTCGCCATGCTCGCCGGTCGCCTCGCCCCCGATTCGGGCCGCGTGACGGTCCGCGGCGGAGTGCGCGTCGGCGTGCTGGACCAGGCCGATGTGCTGGGGAAGGACCGCACGGTCTCGGAGATCGTCGTCGGCGGCCGTCCCGAGCACGAGTGGGCCGGCGACCCGCGCACGCGCGACGTCATCGCCGGACTCCTCGGCGGGATCGGCTGGGACGCCCCGGTGGGCGACCTGTCCGGCGGCCAGCGCAGGCGCGTTGCGCTCGCGGCGCTGCTGAGCGCCGACCACGACGTGCTGTTCCTCGACGAGCCGACCAACCACCTCGACGTCGAGGCGATCGCGTGGCTCGCGTCTCACCTCAAGCGCCGGTGGGCGGCGAACGCCGGGGGACTGCTGGTCGTGACCCACGACCGCTGGTTCCTCGACGAGGTGTGCACCGCGACGTGGGAGGTGCACGATCGCATCGTCGAGCCGTTCGAGGGCGGGTACGCGGCCTACATCCTGCAGCGCGTCGAGCGCGACCGCCAGGCGGCGGCGATCGAGGCCCGTCGGCAGAACCTCGCCCGCAAGGAGCTCGCGTGGCTGCGGCGCGGCGCTCCCGCGCGCACGTCCAAGCCCAAGTTCCGCATCGACGCGGCCAACGTCCTCATCTCGGACGTCCCCGAGATCCGCGACAAGGTCGCCCTGCAGTCGCTCGCCGTCTCGCGCCTGGGCAAGGACGTCGTCGACCTCCTCGACGCGTCGGTGGCCTACGGCGACCGCGAGGTGCTGCGGGACGTCGAATGGCGCATCGCCCCGGGGGAGCGCACGGGACTGCTCGGCGTCAACGGCGCGGGCAAGTCGACGCTGCTGGGGCTGATATCGGGAGCGCTCGAGCCGACGTCGGGTCGCGTCAAGCGCGGCAAGACCGTCAAGGTGGCCTCGCTCACGCAGCGGCTCGACGAGCTCGAGGAGCACCTCGACGATCCGGTGCGCATCGTCATCGGGCGCCTGCGCACGACGTACACGTTCGGGAGCGGCTCGAAGGCGCAGGAGCTGACGCCGGGTCAGCTCCTGGAGCGCATGGGCTTCTCCAGCGCCCAGCTGTCGACACCCGTGAAGGACCTGTCGGGCGGGCAGAAGCGCCGCCTGCAGCTGCTGCTGATCCTCCTCGAACAGCCGAACGTCCTCATCCTCGACGAGCCGACCAACGACCTCGACACCGACATGCTCGCGGCGATCGAGGATCTGCTCGACTCGTGGCCGGGAACGCTCCTGGTCGTCTCACACGACCGCTACTTCCTGGAGCGCGTGACCGATCAGCAGTACGCGATCCTCGGCGGTCATCTGCGTCATCTTCCCGGCGGCATCGACGAGTACCTGCGTCTGCGCGCCCGCGAGGAGCAGGAGGCGGCGCAGACGCCGGCATCTGCTTCGGCGCCGGCGGCGGCGGAGCCGGGACTCGGCGGTGCGGAGCTGCGGGCGGCGCAGAAGGAGCTCGCGGCGCTCGAGCGCCGGCTCGAGAAGCTGCAGGGTCAGATCGACGCCGCGCGCACGGCGCTGGCCGACCACGACCAGTCGGACTACGTCGGCCTCGGCGCCGAGATGACCCGCATCACCGGACTCGAGGCCGAACGCGACGGGATCGAAGAGGCGTGGTTCGAGCTCACCGAGCGGATGGGCTGA